In a genomic window of bacterium:
- a CDS encoding PIN domain-containing protein, translated as MEYLADTVAIIRHFAKYGYIGREAKKILEKADGGENIIWISIVSIIEIMYLAERNKIPLNLTKTREKIEDLDNYRIIDLDFDIVEMADKIKGLELHDRLIVASAKYLGLSILTTDKEIKEKGMIDVIWE; from the coding sequence ATGGAATATTTAGCAGATACGGTGGCTATTATAAGACATTTTGCAAAATATGGATATATTGGTAGAGAGGCAAAGAAAATACTAGAAAAGGCTGATGGAGGTGAAAATATTATTTGGATTTCTATTGTATCAATAATAGAAATTATGTATTTAGCTGAACGAAACAAAATTCCACTAAATTTAACCAAAACAAGAGAGAAAATAGAAGATTTGGACAATTATAGGATTATTGACTTAGATTTTGATATCGTAGAAATGGCAGATAAAATTAAAGGTTTAGAGTTACATGACCGATTAATAGTTGCATCGGCAAAATATCTGGGTTTATCTATTTTAACAACTGACAAAGAAATAAAAGAGAAAGGAATGATAGATGTTATTTGGGAGTGA